From the genome of Uranotaenia lowii strain MFRU-FL chromosome 1, ASM2978415v1, whole genome shotgun sequence, one region includes:
- the LOC129739657 gene encoding probable U3 small nucleolar RNA-associated protein 11 — MSSWKKAAKSNQKVHRERAQPSAREHLGLLEKKQDYKRRAKDQHEKDATLRLLRKRALNRNPDEFYHHMINSRVEQGVHRELDKTDAADEHSPAQIRLMETQDLKYINMKRTMEANKVRRLQAKLHMTEVADKTPNRHIFFVDDEREARNFDVAERLGTHPSLIGRKTNRLRLEQLEKIELGVDDDQTIKAMNEERQKAYTELNKRIEREKELTVIQQKMEIKRALKEKRSRKPKKLRKGTKDEAPVYKFKYERKR, encoded by the exons ATGTCAAGTTGGAAAAAGGCTGCCAAATCGAACCAGAAGGTTCACCGGGAGCGGGCACAACCATCGGCCCGAGAACATCTGGGGTTGCTGGAGAAGAAACAGGACTACAAACGGCGCGCCAAGGATCAACACGAGAAGGATGCCACTCTGCGATTGCTGCGGAAGCGGGCCCTCAATCGTAATCCGGACGAGTTCTATCATCACATGATCAACTCACGGGTGGAACAGGGCGTCCATCGGGAGCTAGACAAGACAGATGCGGCCGATGAGCATTCGCCAGCTCAGATCCGGCTAATGGAAACACAGGATCTGAAGTATATCAACATGAAACGGACCATGGAAGCAAACAAGGTGCGCCGATTACAGGCCAAGCTACACATGACCGAGGTGGCCGACAAAACTCCCAATCGGCACATATTTTTCGTGGATGACGAGCGGGAGGCTCGGAATTTTGATGTTGCCGAACGTCTAGGAACGCACCCCAGTTTGATAGGGCGTAAAACCAATCGACTACGGTTGGAGCAGCTGGAAAAGATTGAACTGGGCGTTGATGATGATCAG ACTATTAAAGCTATGAACGAAGAGCGACAGAAAGCGTACACCGAGTTGAATAAACGGATCGAACGGGAAAAGGAGCTGACCGTTATCCagcaaaaaatggaaattaagCGGGCGCTGAAAGAGAAGCGATCCCGCAAGCCAAAAAAACTACGGAAAGGTACCAAAGACGAGGCACCggtttacaaatttaaatacGAAAGGAAGCGATAG
- the LOC129739655 gene encoding uncharacterized protein LOC129739655 isoform X2 encodes MAQRNGGIVVDEVLPNDDNLGARSGIWKSFLDKYASTIDREEFTFDDLKNHISDSDVDDGSPAEDVESESGAESDQENRDEIDRQLAVVVENRKRTWQQSGLQKMMESIEDQSGFNELSHEKVENWLFHRTTGAVAYGITKGQETKISETNETGDSMKYHRKQKLTVSSKEDEDSLCSVDEKKYILSNTKNKNIRKVKVVTTIKQYTIATNQRPGLKRLHSINNFPVIAEEPASPVPRPMIKSDSVFETGAVSLPIQMIPADNPGEKRNQLKPLANNIEKPSNARRKVFKKTQKKGNSTCKKGINTNALDEFEKAIETDRVRVKKVTLSKAKHKTGLWKEESMRASTSSEDDLPEVFPESNVPPAGSPTKKETRRVLRRGKKKSVNRIGDSSDASSIHCSDVSSKLCSDVSSKHSPEKKSSIKSSELSALSEGVLAGTRPTCNVLISPFKAISLRSPRKLLPQKTSQPVVNDTQVINQPTESCSSQIDQTTNMSSLFSANNDRIVNSTQFNNTSALSTSKLIPRGLYTRTTSLPDHSRCVTVYEPEQIVPSLPRTARTHITLKDLNLSRVTKKRHLDRFQTFSFTIHPNSSVRFYPSDSDEDDRSVASFKSGPSTKPPSSNDESFDDDDPIMTYKHRYAPPVDLLKVLEIPFKRK; translated from the exons ATGGCCCAGCGTAACGGAGGAATTGT TGTCGATGAAGTTTTGCCGAACGACGACAACCTGGGGGCCCGCTCCGGAATATGGAAGTCTTTCCTAGAT aaataCGCTTCAACGATAGATCGAGAGGAATTTACCTTCgacgatttaaaaaatcacatcagCGACAGCGACGTGGATGATGGCAGTCCCGCCGAGGATGTTGAATCAGAAAGCGGAGCCGAGTCTGATCAAGAAAATCGGGATGAAATCGATCGACAGTTGGCGGTAGTAGTAGAGAATAGAAAACGAACGTGGCAACAGTCTGGTCTCCAGAAAATGATGGAAAGCATCGAAGATCAGTCAGGCTTCAATGAGTTAAGCCatgaaaaagtagaaaattggTTGTTTCATAGAACGACTGGAGCGGTCGCTTACGGCATAACGAAAGGGCAGGAGACCAAAATATCTGAAACAAATGAAACGGGCGACAGCATGAAATATCatcgaaaacaaaaactaacGGTATCAAGTAAGGAAGATGAAGATTCGCTCTGTTCGGTCGACGAGAAAAAGTATATTTTGTCtaatactaaaaataaaaacataaggAAGGTTAAAGTAGTGACAACAATAAAGCAATACACAATTGCGACAAATCAACGTCCGGGTTTGAAGAGGCTGCATTCTATCAATAATTTCCCGGTAATAGCAGAAGAACCAGCGTCACCAGTACCTCGACCGATGATTAAATCTGATTCAGTGTTTGAAACTGGAGCAGTTTCTCTACCCATCCAAATGATTCCAGCTGATAACCCTGGCGAAAAGCGCAATCAGTTGAAACCACTTGCAAACAATATCGAAAAACCTAGCAACGCGCGCaggaaagttttcaaaaaaacccaGAAAAAGGGAAACTCAACCTGTAAAAAGGGTATCAATACCAATGCCCTAGATGAGTTTGAAAAAGCCATCGAAACAGACCGTGTTCGAGTAAAGAAAGTTACATTATCCAAAGCAAAACATAAAACAGGGTTGTGGAAGGAAGAATCAATGCGCGCATCGACTAGCAGTGAAGATGATTTGCCTGAAGTTTTTCCGGAATCTAATGTCCCCCCAGCTGGTAGTCCAACTAAAAAGGAAACCAGGAGAGTTTTGCGGCGAGGTAAGAAAAAAAGTGTCAATCGTATCGGGGACAGTTCAGATGCTTCATCAATACACTGTTCAGACGTTTCCTCCAAACTCTGTTCAGATGTTTCCTCGAAGCACAGTCCAGAAAAGAAAAGTTCTATCAAATCATCAGAATTATCCGCATTGTCTGAAGGCGTCTTAGCAGGAACCAGACCAACATGTAATGTCCTGATAAGCCCATTCAAGGCCATAAGTCTTCGAAGTCCTCGAAAACTGTTGCCACAGAAAACCAGTCAGCCAGTTGTAAACGATACACAAGTCATCAATCAACCTACGGAATCATGCAGCTCGCAAATCGACCAAACTACGAACATGTCCTCGCTGTTTTCAGCTAATAATGACCGAATCGTAAACTCAACTCAGTTCAACAATACATCTGCACTTTCTACCAGCAAATTAATTCCCAGGGGTTTGTATACCCGAACGACCAGCTTACCGGATCACTCCCGTTGCGTCACGGTTTACGAACCGGAGCAAATCGTACCAAGCCTGCCCAGAACTGCTCGAACTCACATTACCCTGAAAGATTTGAACCTTTCCCGGGTAACCAAAAAGCGTCATCTGGACCGGTTCCAAACCTTCTCTTTCACCATCCATCCCAATTCGTCCGTGCGATTCTACCCTTCGGATTCGGACGAAGACGACCGATCAGTTGCGAGCTTCAAATCTGGACCGAGTACCAAACCACCCAGCTCGAACGACGAGAGTTTCGACGATGACGACCCGATTATGACGTACAAACACCGCTACGCACCGCCAGTTGACCTGCTCAAGGTGCTAGAGATACCCTTTAAGCGAAAGTAA
- the LOC129739655 gene encoding uncharacterized protein LOC129739655 isoform X1 — MAQRNGGIVVDEVLPNDDNLGARSGIWKSFLDKLTGRPKRRQLGSQRPATELTVFQTARHCRTVIEQQLQRCIHRLLATVSGWFVLRARKRTLQDTMTNPLPSKAVPVEGGPPSKKYASTIDREEFTFDDLKNHISDSDVDDGSPAEDVESESGAESDQENRDEIDRQLAVVVENRKRTWQQSGLQKMMESIEDQSGFNELSHEKVENWLFHRTTGAVAYGITKGQETKISETNETGDSMKYHRKQKLTVSSKEDEDSLCSVDEKKYILSNTKNKNIRKVKVVTTIKQYTIATNQRPGLKRLHSINNFPVIAEEPASPVPRPMIKSDSVFETGAVSLPIQMIPADNPGEKRNQLKPLANNIEKPSNARRKVFKKTQKKGNSTCKKGINTNALDEFEKAIETDRVRVKKVTLSKAKHKTGLWKEESMRASTSSEDDLPEVFPESNVPPAGSPTKKETRRVLRRGKKKSVNRIGDSSDASSIHCSDVSSKLCSDVSSKHSPEKKSSIKSSELSALSEGVLAGTRPTCNVLISPFKAISLRSPRKLLPQKTSQPVVNDTQVINQPTESCSSQIDQTTNMSSLFSANNDRIVNSTQFNNTSALSTSKLIPRGLYTRTTSLPDHSRCVTVYEPEQIVPSLPRTARTHITLKDLNLSRVTKKRHLDRFQTFSFTIHPNSSVRFYPSDSDEDDRSVASFKSGPSTKPPSSNDESFDDDDPIMTYKHRYAPPVDLLKVLEIPFKRK, encoded by the exons ATGGCCCAGCGTAACGGAGGAATTGT TGTCGATGAAGTTTTGCCGAACGACGACAACCTGGGGGCCCGCTCCGGAATATGGAAGTCTTTCCTAGAT AAACTGACAGGCCGACCAAAAAGACGGCAGTTAGGCTCTCAACGTCCGGCAACGGAACTAACAGTATTCCAAACTGCTCGCCATTGTCGCACCGTTATAGAACAGCAACTGCAACGTTGCATACACAGACTGCTGGCCACCGTGAGCGGTTGGTTCGTTTTACGAGCTCGAAAGCGAACTCTTCAAGACACAATGACCAACCCCCTTCCTTCAAAGGCGGTGCCTGTCGAAGGGGGGCCACCTAGTAAA aaataCGCTTCAACGATAGATCGAGAGGAATTTACCTTCgacgatttaaaaaatcacatcagCGACAGCGACGTGGATGATGGCAGTCCCGCCGAGGATGTTGAATCAGAAAGCGGAGCCGAGTCTGATCAAGAAAATCGGGATGAAATCGATCGACAGTTGGCGGTAGTAGTAGAGAATAGAAAACGAACGTGGCAACAGTCTGGTCTCCAGAAAATGATGGAAAGCATCGAAGATCAGTCAGGCTTCAATGAGTTAAGCCatgaaaaagtagaaaattggTTGTTTCATAGAACGACTGGAGCGGTCGCTTACGGCATAACGAAAGGGCAGGAGACCAAAATATCTGAAACAAATGAAACGGGCGACAGCATGAAATATCatcgaaaacaaaaactaacGGTATCAAGTAAGGAAGATGAAGATTCGCTCTGTTCGGTCGACGAGAAAAAGTATATTTTGTCtaatactaaaaataaaaacataaggAAGGTTAAAGTAGTGACAACAATAAAGCAATACACAATTGCGACAAATCAACGTCCGGGTTTGAAGAGGCTGCATTCTATCAATAATTTCCCGGTAATAGCAGAAGAACCAGCGTCACCAGTACCTCGACCGATGATTAAATCTGATTCAGTGTTTGAAACTGGAGCAGTTTCTCTACCCATCCAAATGATTCCAGCTGATAACCCTGGCGAAAAGCGCAATCAGTTGAAACCACTTGCAAACAATATCGAAAAACCTAGCAACGCGCGCaggaaagttttcaaaaaaacccaGAAAAAGGGAAACTCAACCTGTAAAAAGGGTATCAATACCAATGCCCTAGATGAGTTTGAAAAAGCCATCGAAACAGACCGTGTTCGAGTAAAGAAAGTTACATTATCCAAAGCAAAACATAAAACAGGGTTGTGGAAGGAAGAATCAATGCGCGCATCGACTAGCAGTGAAGATGATTTGCCTGAAGTTTTTCCGGAATCTAATGTCCCCCCAGCTGGTAGTCCAACTAAAAAGGAAACCAGGAGAGTTTTGCGGCGAGGTAAGAAAAAAAGTGTCAATCGTATCGGGGACAGTTCAGATGCTTCATCAATACACTGTTCAGACGTTTCCTCCAAACTCTGTTCAGATGTTTCCTCGAAGCACAGTCCAGAAAAGAAAAGTTCTATCAAATCATCAGAATTATCCGCATTGTCTGAAGGCGTCTTAGCAGGAACCAGACCAACATGTAATGTCCTGATAAGCCCATTCAAGGCCATAAGTCTTCGAAGTCCTCGAAAACTGTTGCCACAGAAAACCAGTCAGCCAGTTGTAAACGATACACAAGTCATCAATCAACCTACGGAATCATGCAGCTCGCAAATCGACCAAACTACGAACATGTCCTCGCTGTTTTCAGCTAATAATGACCGAATCGTAAACTCAACTCAGTTCAACAATACATCTGCACTTTCTACCAGCAAATTAATTCCCAGGGGTTTGTATACCCGAACGACCAGCTTACCGGATCACTCCCGTTGCGTCACGGTTTACGAACCGGAGCAAATCGTACCAAGCCTGCCCAGAACTGCTCGAACTCACATTACCCTGAAAGATTTGAACCTTTCCCGGGTAACCAAAAAGCGTCATCTGGACCGGTTCCAAACCTTCTCTTTCACCATCCATCCCAATTCGTCCGTGCGATTCTACCCTTCGGATTCGGACGAAGACGACCGATCAGTTGCGAGCTTCAAATCTGGACCGAGTACCAAACCACCCAGCTCGAACGACGAGAGTTTCGACGATGACGACCCGATTATGACGTACAAACACCGCTACGCACCGCCAGTTGACCTGCTCAAGGTGCTAGAGATACCCTTTAAGCGAAAGTAA